ccatccaacctggccttgagcactgccagggagggggcagccacagcttctctgggcaacctggaccagggtctcaccaccctcatcataaaacatttcttctttatatctaATGTAAACCTACACTCGttcacttttatttcagtttaaaaccgttgccccttgtcctgtcactccaggcctTGCTATAAAGtctctctcagtctctcttATGAGCCCCCTTTATCTATTGAAGGCCACAGCACGGCCTCCAgtgctggctggggaagggggagacaGCTGAGGTGGGGCAAGGAAGGTGGGCGTGTTGTTTCTGGCCTGCATTAGCAACATCTCGGTCCCCTCGCAGGCCCGCAAGGCCATGCAGGAGCAGCTGGCCAAGAACAAGGAGCTGACGCAGAAGGTGCGGGTGGAGCTGCCCGAGGAGGAGCCAGGTGACGCGCCTGAGGAGGACCTGGTGTCGGTGACCGTCCCCGCCATCCCTGCGGGCGCCAGCGGAGCTAATCCCTGGATGCTGGGCAAGCCCAGCGGCCCGGCCGAGGAGCCTGAGGCGCAGGAGGGTCTTGGAGACGTTGCAGTGGCTGGTGCTGCGGAGAGCAAGGAGGAGAtgtctgaggaggaggaggaggaggagatgtcGGAGGAGGAAGCTCTGCTGCAAGACTTTGCGCAGAAACGGCGCGCGCGGCAGCAGCGGGCAGGGAGCCCCGAGGGACCAGGTGAGGAGCTCGCAGCCGCAGGCAGCCAcagggctgggcagagcaggggggacggggggggctGTCCTTTGCCCCCCTGCACACAGCTGTCCTGCTCCCTCCCGGCTCCTGGGTGGCTGGTTCTCACGTTGCCTCAATGTGTAGGTGCTGATGAGCCGGAGGCAGTTCCTGAATGTCCAGGGCACAGCCCCATCCACCCTGCCCGTGCTGAGGACCAGGGGAGCGGAGGGGTGGAGCAGGTGAGCGTGGAGGTGGAGCAGCCTCCCCAGGCCCAGGAGGAGATCCTGCTGTCACAGCAGCTGGGCCGGATGCGGACGATGGAGGACATTGAGGCTCTGGCCTCGGAGGAGCGTGtggaagagcaggagaagcCAGTGGCCTCGAGAGCAGAGAAGCGagtgcagcagcaggaagaaggcagagctggggacaggTGTGCCAAGAAGCCACCACCCAAAAAGAAGAAGATGATCAGCCTGCAGGCCGTGCTGGCAGGGAAGCCCCAGGAGGTTCAGTGCCCCAGCCTACCCGTGGtcctggaggaggaggtgagcaGGAGGGGCCTGTCCCTAGGTCCCGGGGCGGGGTTCGCTGCAGGGGCCTGACCCTCCTCTCCGCAGGAGGGTGGCATCGACCAACGAGGGGTGATCACAGAGGCCTTTGCCGGGGACGACGTGGTTGCTGACTTCCGCCGGGAGAAGCGCAAGGCAGAGCAGGCTGCGAAGCCGCAGCCGGTGAACCTGGTGCTGCCGGGCTGGGGCGAGTGGGGAGGCACCGGGCTGAAGCCCAGCGCCAAGAAAATCAAACGGTGAGTGTGGAAGAGCCGCAGCACCGGGCCTCAGCCCAGCACCAGGCCCTGACGTCTCGCTTGCCCGGCAGGTTCCTGCTCAAGCCGCCCCCGGCGCCTGCCCGCCAGGACCAGCACTTGCCCCACGTCATCATGAGCGAGCGGCGCAACATCCACGCGGCAGCACACCAGGTGGGTGACACACAGCCCCCGTGAGCAGCGGCAGCCggtgccccagcacccagcagcctGGGACCCCTTCCCAAAACctcccctgtccctgcctggctgcttcGTTCCCAGCTGTGACAGCCCCGAGGCCAGCAGGGtgatggagggaggaggagggtctGTTAGAAGAGGGGATGGAGCGAGGCAGTCGGCAGGGCAGGGGACGGGAAGCACAGCGTGAGCGGGTCCTGGACGAGTGGGAACCGGCACCAGCCGGGGTGAAAGTGGCCCCTGGGTCACCCCGCCGCGCTGGGTGGCCGTGGGGGTCACCCCGCTGCGCTGTTCCCCGCAGGTCAGCGAGCTGCCCTTCCCCTTCGAGAGGCACCAGCAGTTTGAGCAGAGCATCCGGACGCCCGTGGGCCCCACCTGGAACACGCAGCGTGCCTTCCAGAAGCTCACCGCTCCCCCCGTCCTCACCCGAGCGGGCCACATCATCCAGCCCATCTGTGCCGAGGATGTCCCCGACATGGCCACCGCGCCTGGCGCCGGAGCCACGCCAGCGCTAGAGGCTGCGCCCGAGCAGCCGGAGCGGCCCTGGCGCCGCCCGCGCAGGAGAGCACGGTAGCTCCGTGCCCGGGTGCCTCCTGGGCTGCCTTGTCCGTGCAGGCTGCGTGGCTGCCCTCATGGCACCCCAGGGGTGGGGTGacctcctgcctgtccctcctgcctgtccctggcctggggcagggcagcgTGGCCTGTGGTGACATGGGCAGCGTGCTGTGCTGCGGGCGGCCCGGGGGATGCTGGCAGGGGGAGCAGCCACCAGCACTCCATCAGGGCTGGGCCGGCTTTCCCCTGCCCAGTGGTTTTGTCTTTCATACCCCCACTTCTTTATATATAATACAACTTTTTAgatgtaatttttgttttaattgtggCTAAAGGGGCTTTCTTATGGCTGCTGCACTGAGCCTGGCCCCGGGGCCCCGCTCCACAGGTCATCTGTGGCTCCAGAGTTGCTTCTGCCCAGCTCTGGCAGACCCAAGGAGCTGGCTAACGGCTGTCGGGCCACACTACCACTGGGAGCTGGCTCTGCCCTCTTCCTGCCGCTGAGCCCggcctccctgcccagcccacccCTGGGAGGGTGACagcagggtgctggcagggaCCCTCCAGGCCTCCCTTCCCACACATGCTGTGCTCGTGCCAGCCCCAGCAACACTCCCTGGCCCCAgtgaaggagctggagctggtgcCGTTCCCAGGAACCACGTTCCACATGCCAGGGACGCCTCCTCCCATGCTGCCACCGCAGCCCGCCATGGGGAGGTGGGCCCAggcccctgcctgtccccctgGGACTGGGACAGAGCTGTCACCCTTCTCCCCTGCAGCCAGGTCCTGCCAGGGGAGGGGGGCTTGTCCTTTGGGGCTGGGGCGCAGCTGCCCACGGGGTTGAGAGCGGGTGCTCTGTACCCCCCTGcttcccaccccaaaaccacacaggGCTCTTGTGCTCGGGGTGCTGGCGCTCCTCCCAGGGTGGGGGCCGCTGTCGGTGTCGGCTCTGCCAGGGACCCGGCCTGGGTGTCGCTGGCCCCGCGCAGCACCCTGGGGCGGCCAGATAGCGCTGGCCTGCGGACGGGGCCGGGGTTGTGTCACACGAATTTACCCcgggctgaaaaaaaaaaaaaagggaaaggaagcagAGAGCGTTTCCGTGCTGTGACGCCGGAGAGCCCCTCGCCAGGCTGGTGGCCCCAGCTTCCCcccgccctgcctgccccaaaCCTGCACCCCTGGGGGGGTCatggagggggaggggggggtctcTTGCAGTAAAAGCCGAGGTGCCCTGGAGCCAGGGGAAGGCAGTGCCCGCTGTGGTCCCCACATTCGATCAGCCCCACGGCAAAGCACTGTGCTCTGCCATGCCGCTGTGCCtggtgtcccccatgtccctgaGGAGGGTCTGCACAGCCCTGCGGGGTCtggccctgccccagcctgggctgggACCTCCGCAGCTACCCCAGAGCAGGAGTGATGGTGGCGCCGGGGCAGCCCCTTCATGGGGTGCGGATCCTGCCAGGGACTGAGGCCACCGGGTCTGAAACCGGCTCAGGCCTCGGCGGAGCTGGTGGGTTTATGGCTGTCACCAGCTGGGACTGCCTGAAGCAGCGAGTGGGACCTGCTGGCACGTGGCCCCTCGCCCCGGGGGCTGCCTCGCGCTGCGTTTTGGGTGGTGGGTGATTCTCAGAGGTGAGAGGGGACAGCTTCAAGCCACAGAGCTGGATGTGCCTCATCCCACAAGGAAGGGCAGCGCTGGGCTGGACTGGGCTTGAACTGGGGTTTCCAGTGTCCAGAGATGCTTCAAAAAGAAACGCAGAAAGCGTCAGCGTGAGCTGCTGGGGGGGAGCTAGAGGAGGGACCCCGACGCAGCAGGGCCGCTCGGGGCTGCCGGGCCAGCTCCCCGcgctgcaaactgctgcaggaAAGGGGGACGCTGGGGATGCCCGCTGGCAGCTCCGAGGGCAGGGGGGACGGGGGGAGAGGAGCCACAGcggggggacccccccccagaaACAGGCCGGGGAGTCCCGCAGGGCCCTGGCATGGagcaggtgctgctgcaggctggggaccGGCTCCCCGTGGGCCAGTCCTGGCCCAATCCTTGCCCTTCCAGCCCGGCTGCCCTCCCGGTGCGGCGGTGGGACCGGGCTCTGGCTGCCACACAAGGTGTGAGGCGGTGGGTGCCAGGAGCTCCAGCACCGGGAGAAaacccccctccccaactgCCCGGTGACCCCCGGGGAGCGGCGGTGCGAGGGCCCCCGACCCACGGGCAGCGCGTCCCCGGGGAGGGCGGCCAGCGGCTGCGGTTTGCTCTTACTGGCCTACTTTCTGGGCTACGTCAAAGCCGGGCTTACAGAGCTGGGAGCCTCGGCGAGGGCGGCCGAGCTGCCCGCGGTGCCGGCGGGAGCGGTGGCTAATCCCGGCCGTGACAGCGGCGGTGGCCCGGGCCTGGGCTGGGCAGCCCGTGGGTGCTCGGCCGCGGATCCtggtggcagggacaggcagcgcTGCCGGGGGCTGTGCCTCTCTGGTGCGGCGTGCCCGGGCTGGGTGCCATGCCAAGGCAGCGGCACAGCCACCCCCGGTGTCCCCCGAGCCGCCCCTGGCCAGGGACAGCCGATGCCCCAGCCCAGAGGCTACTCCAGCCCCCCGGGAGCTGCCGGTGCAGCCGGGCTCCTGCACCACCATCCTGGGAGACTAGCGGGAGCTGAATGAAAGTAAAAGGCAGATTTAAAATCAACAAATAAAAGGCTTtaggtggtgtgttttttttttttaaatgcaggctATAAATaacctgtaaaatattttgtctggGCTATTTCTGAGGGCGAAAGCTCAGCCCTCCAGCTCCCTGTGCTACGGGACGTGTGAGCACCGGAGCCACCACGGGGTCCCCCCAGCCGTCGCGGGGTCCTGCCCCCTCGCTCACTGGGATCGGGGGATCTCCGTGTCCCCGAACGCCTCTGGCCCCCGTGGCGTGGGAAATGGCCCTCCCCAGGACGGGCCTGACTGAGCCccagggtgggagaggggatgAGCCCCCCAAAACCTGTGGAGGCGGGGGGCTCTGCTTGGCACCGTGCAGAgggtggggcaggggaggcagaTTTTGTGCAGGTGTTTTAGGCACAGCCGCGCTCCCCCCACATTCCctgtccctcctgcccctgtgctggggaCGGGGGTGGCCTGCGCTCCATCCCCTGCTCGCCTGGGCCCCCTTTGGCCTCGGAGGTGGGTCTGGCTCTCCTCCATCACCCCGCAGCCAGGGGCACCCCGGACACCCCCAACCCTCCCGCCGTGGGCACCCGGTGCCCGGCTGGTGCATCCCGGCCTGCACAGCCGCCGCAGCCGCGTTTCCGTGGAGATGGCATCTCCCGAGCCCGCACAGCCGGAGCGGGAGGGTTTCCATGGAGATGCCGTATCCAGCACGGCACAACCTGAGCAAGAGGTTTCCGCCGAGATGCTGTAGCCAGGACTCTCGCACCCGCAGCGGGGCTGTTCCCACAGAGGCGGGTGGCCAGGGCTCACGGGGGTTCCCTGGGTGACATGTGGTGGCACCCAACCGCTTGTCACCCCGAGTTCGGTGACGGGCGCTGGGACACGGGCAGCTGCTGGCTTTGAACAGTcgctggggctggagcagccgcCAGCCTTGTCACCCATCTGGGGTGGGGACCTGGTCATTTGGGTCATGCTGTAATGTCACATTCTGGGTCTCCCGGAGCTGACGGGTCCCTGTTTGTCTCCAGCTGCTTGGGAAGGAGTGAGGGAAAGTCCCTGTATCCCCTTGATGACTTTGTCCCAGCTGCCACCCTGCAACTCCCACAGCAATGTGCTGGGCGCATCGGGGCCGGGGAGGGATGTCAGGGCCCCTGGCAGGGCGCAGGGCACCGTGCTGGACccccaccccaggacaccaGGTAGCCCCAACCCAGCAGCATCCCGGGCCTGGGGGGTGCCTGGCTGGGCCCCAGCAGAGCCGCAGCACCAAAAACCTCCCGGGGGGGGAAATGAGGGTCCCCGAAGGGGCAGGTCTGAGGCAGAGGCGGGGGGTGAGCGGCGGCTGCCCAGACAGATGTCCCCATGGCAGGCGGCTGCGTGGGGCGTGTGTCCTGGCCCGTGCTCCCGGAGCAGCCTTCGGCTGATCGCAGCCACCGCCGCGGCCATTCGCTCCGCACGCAGCGAAATCCCGGTCAAACGCGAGCCCGAGCGCAGGGACGAGGGGTGAGCAGCGGGGAAGCGCCGCTGGGACCGACCCTGCCCGCTCCGCACCCGCGGGGCCGTCTCGGCCCCCGCCACCCCTCCgcgccccggccccctccccgctcccccggcctCCGGCCGCCCGCCCGAGCCCAGGccggcccgcagcccccgccgggGCTCGCCCGAGCGGCAGCGGCCACGTCCTCGCCGCGGCCCCGTGGCTCAGCGGTGGGGACCCGCAGCCGGAGCCGGGGGCGATGCCTGCGGCTGGGCGTCGGTGCCCGCTCCAGCCTCCGGCTCCCGGGGGGCCCCCGCGCAGCCCGGCCACCCCCGGGGCTGCTGGCGGTGCTTTCAGCGGCTCCAGGCACGGGCTGTCAGCGCGGCGGTCAAAGCCCGGCTCTCTTTGTCTCCGGTTACAATCAGGAGCCTTCGGTGGCTCCCGAAGCCGGACctggggggctcggggctggaGGACGGACTAGAAAGGAGCCGGGATCCGGTGCGGCAgcccgggggagcgggggcaGGCCCGGATCTGCCCGCAGCCAGCCGCTCTCCGGACCCTCCTGCCATGAGGTCCTCGGCAAGGGGCTGGAGCGGAGCCAGGGCTCCCTGCGGGCACCCCTCCTGCCCGCGCCGGGTGCCTCGCCTGTTTGCTGGGGCTCCCCCGGGCACCCCAAGCTCTGCTCACCCGCTGCATCCGTCTCCCCTCCATCGCTTTGCCCTGCCTGCTCTTGCCCAAGCCGCCAGCCCTCCCCTCGGCTCCCAGGCACGGCCCGGTTCCTCCCCGCCTCATCCCCGTGACCCCCAACTCTCCCCCGTCAGcggtgcccccccagcccagggctcctCCCGGGGACGCTGTGGAGGAGGGCAGCAGAGGCCGCACCGCTCGCCCGAGGCGATGCCTCGTTTCTCCACGCTTctccagccagcacagaggcgagtcccaaaaaaaccctctggaGCCCGTGGGGAGGAAGGGGCCAGCCCTGAGCTCCCCGTGGTGCCCACGGAAGGTCCAAGGTGAAGCAACCCAAAGCTCCAAGCCATGAAAGCCCCTTCCCACATTGTTTTGGCTGGGTTCACAACGTCACCCTCCGAGCTCTCAACGAAGAGATTCAGTTTCTCACGCAGGAGGTGGGACTCCACCGCACGTCCCTGCTGCAAGCCCCTTTGGGGAGCTGGGGGAAAAGGGGCCGCACAGCACAAGGGCAGGCAGCAGTCTGGCCCATGGCACCCCTGGGAGGACTCGTGGCCTTCCTGCCCGCTCTTCTCTGTCCCCAGGtaggaggagaaggcagctgcTCCCACGACGTTCTCATCTTTTAGCTGCACCTTCCCACATACTGCAGCAGCGTTTGTGGTCGGTGTGGGGATGGCCCGTGGAAAGCGGGAAGACAAGGTCTGTAGTTAGAGCTGACACCTCTCATGGGTGTTACCACCTCAGTAAAACCCAGGTGAGCTGTCTGTCCGCCACGGACGGGGCAGCACAGAGGCTCCTTCTttggagcagaaggaaaagcccCAAGAAACCCAGAGAGAGACCACCAGACCCTGTGGCAACGCACACCCTGCCTGTCCTAATGGGAAACCCCCTGGTGGCCTCAGGGCTGGTTCCTCAGCCATAACTCCCTCTTCCCAGCAACGCCCAAGCTCTGAAGCTGGGATGTCCAGTGCAGGACCAACCTGGTGACAAGacggaggagaggagaagggtcCGAGATGCCCTGCTGAACCGGAGAGCTGCGTTTGCATCTCCTGGCCTACCAGCCCAGCCAGAGAGGCGGAGAGCTGCTCGGGGACGGGCAGAGAGACCGAAACAGCCCCCCAGAGGGTTTGGGGTCTCCCCATCCGCAGTCTGGCAGCGAGCGGAGCGTGCCGGGCTCCAGCAGCGTTGCGGCGGCTGGTGCTTGGCTGGGTGCATTAGCCAACGTGTTTCtggcttggggaggggggactAATGCGGATCCTGCCcaaaaaacagagggaaggggcaaaataaataaaaaaaagaaacaaaatgaagccataataacaaaagcagcagcGCCGTCGGCTGCAGGCCAGGTCAGAGCCGGGCACTCGAGCCCCGATGGCGCAGGGGACCGCGGCAGGCAGAGGACACACAGCCCCTCCGGTCCGGGGACCACCCTGCGCGCTCCCAGAGCGCTCGGGTGCCATCGACCCTGCGGGGTTTGGCAGGAGTCCTGCTGCCCGGGCAGGCAGTGCGGAGGGAACGACAGACaaggcagcagcctggggcaCCGGGAGATGCATCCCTGAGATGGAGCGAGTTAAACAAGCCTCCGGCCCCactgcagcaggcagcctgGGGTATTTCTGTGGAGAAATTACTGGTAAGAGTTCCCAATCATATTTTTGTAGCCTGTATCGATAGATAATTCATGTTGGCCTCTCTGCAGGTTAGTCCATGACCGGTCTCTGATTAACCGTGCTCCACAGTGGGGGATGCTCCTTATTCCCCAGACTTTCCCATTTGCCCAGAACACTAACATGAGAGCCACGGGACTTTTCAGCACCACCTTTTAAAGCCCCCTGGGTGCAAATTGTCCCATCCTGAAGATGTTAAAGCATTCGTAGGTTCTAATTAGACCAGAAAGGCGCCGAGTGCTGTTAGAAGATGTGATGGTGGGACGCAGAGCCCTCCCAGGCAGCACCACGCACCCCTGAGTGCAATTCCCACAGGGATGGGGCGAGGCCATCGCTCGAACTTTTAATTGCACCACGATGCAAAGAAGGTAGGTCCTTATGAACCCGGGGCTGGTCGTGCGCCTGTTGCAGGCTGTGCCAGCCCATCCGCTCAGCCTCCGAAACGCTGCTTTGAGCATCTTCTCTGCCCACAGCCTGGCTGGAGGCAACAGGCAGGAGAAGGGGCGGATGTAACGGAGGAGAAACGGGGTAATTCCCCTCTGCGGGAAGAGTTTCCTCCCTGCCGGCCTTCCTCAGCCTAGCCCTTGCTCTCCGCCTTCCCCCAGTGCTGCCAGCCCCTTGCATTTCACCCTGCTACCCCTTGCAGCGCTGCCTGCAGTTACCAAACCTCACCCCAACCCGCACGCCCTGCATGCTCAGCACCATCCTGCCCGTGGCC
This Nyctibius grandis isolate bNycGra1 chromosome 29, bNycGra1.pri, whole genome shotgun sequence DNA region includes the following protein-coding sequences:
- the UTP14A gene encoding U3 small nucleolar RNA-associated protein 14 homolog A gives rise to the protein MAEEWLGVEAAVSGSESEEEEDGERRHRQLLEAVSSLSGRKRRKLAERTEASGQVSEFNVSCKGAGEKLVLSELLRPIRPKSALSSVKNELTRVKQKKAVELPLSKEEAERVVREAAYVRTSKDVGKWQQVVLQNRRAEQLVFPLKQEIAAVVPVEQVASGWKARTPLEQEIFGLLQKTQQPITDPLLTPEETASLQAMSLEEARQRRAELQKARAVQSYYEAKARREKKIKSKKYHRVLKKSKRRKALKEFELLHKSDPEAALARLEELEQLRMQERMSLKHQNKGKWARSRAIMAKYDLEARKAMQEQLAKNKELTQKVRVELPEEEPGDAPEEDLVSVTVPAIPAGASGANPWMLGKPSGPAEEPEAQEGLGDVAVAGAAESKEEMSEEEEEEEMSEEEALLQDFAQKRRARQQRAGSPEGPGADEPEAVPECPGHSPIHPARAEDQGSGGVEQVSVEVEQPPQAQEEILLSQQLGRMRTMEDIEALASEERVEEQEKPVASRAEKRVQQQEEGRAGDRCAKKPPPKKKKMISLQAVLAGKPQEVQCPSLPVVLEEEEGGIDQRGVITEAFAGDDVVADFRREKRKAEQAAKPQPVNLVLPGWGEWGGTGLKPSAKKIKRFLLKPPPAPARQDQHLPHVIMSERRNIHAAAHQVSELPFPFERHQQFEQSIRTPVGPTWNTQRAFQKLTAPPVLTRAGHIIQPICAEDVPDMATAPGAGATPALEAAPEQPERPWRRPRRRAR